The Lycium barbarum isolate Lr01 chromosome 10, ASM1917538v2, whole genome shotgun sequence genome includes a region encoding these proteins:
- the LOC132614927 gene encoding probable aquaporin PIP2-1: protein MAKNVASEGSFTVKDYQDPPPEPLIDPVELTQWSFYRAVIAEFIATLLFLYITVLTVIGYKSQSDMSSDPCSGVGILGIAWAFGGMIFILVYCTAGISGGHINPAVTFGLFLARKVSLIRAVMYMVAQCLGAICGVGLVKAFQSGYYHRYDGGANMLSADYSKSVGLSAEIIGTFVLVYTVFSATDPKRNARDSHVPVLAPLPIGFAVFMVHLATIPITGTGINPARSLGAAVILNQHKAWKDHWIFWVGPLIGAAIAAFYHQFILRAGAAKALGSFRSSASQV, encoded by the exons ATGGCAAAGAACGTTGCTAGTGAAGGATCATTTACGGTTAAGGACTACCAAGATCCTCCACCAGAACCACTAATAGACCCAGTGGAGTTAACACAATGGTCCTTCTATAGAGCAGTTATTGCTGAATTCATAGCCACGCTTCTCTTCCTTTACATTACTGTGCTGACTGTGATTGGTTACAAAAGCCAAAGTGACATGTCTAGTGATCCTTGTAGTGGAGTTGGGATTCTTGGTATTGCTTGGGCCTTTGGTGGCATGATCTTTATTCTTGTTTACTGCACTGCTGGTATTTCTG GTGGTCATATAAATCCAGCAGTAACATTTGGACTATTCTTGGCAAGGAAAGTATCACTAATAAGGGCAGTGATGTACATGGTGGCTCAGTGTTTAGGAGCGATTTGTGGTGTTGGTTTAGTTAAGGCTTTCCAATCAGGTTACTACCATCGATATGACGGAGGAGCCAATATGCTCTCTGCCGATTACAGTAAAAGCGTTGGATTGTCCGCGGAGATCATCGGAACTTTTGTTCTTGTTTACACTGTTTTCTCTGCTACTGATCCCAAGAGGAATGCTAGAGATTCTCATGTCCCT GTGTTGGCACCACTGCCAATTGGATTTGCAGTGTTCATGGTTCACTTAGCCACCATTCCCATCACCGGCACCGGAATCAACCCGGCTAGGAGTCTTGGAGCTGCCGTTATCCTCAACCAACACAAAGCTTGGAAAGACCAT TGGATATTTTGGGTAGGACCTTTAATTGGAGCAGCCATTGCAGCATTCTACCATCAATTCATATTGAGAGCAGGTGCAGCTAAAGCCCTTGGTTCATTCAGGAGCAGTGCTTCTCAAGTTTGA